From the genome of Anaerolineales bacterium:
GCGCCAGGCAGCTGAGGCGGGGGAACTCCCGGCCAGCAAGGCTCGGCCGGCAACCAGCCTGAGATCAGTGAGTATTTCGCTGATCATACAGAAAGCAGAAAAGGAGGGAGAAGAACCATGGATTTGGGACCGATGTCTTACCTGGCCTTCGAATTCGAGGGCAACAAGTTCAGGGGCGATCTGCTGCCTGACCTGATGAACCTGGTCGAGAAGAAGATCATCCGCGTTCTCGACCTGGTGACGGTGATGAAGGATAAGAACGGCAAGGTGACCACGCGCGAGCTGGTCGAGATGGAGCCGTCCGAGATCATCCTCATCGACCCGCTTAAGTCGCAGATCAAGGGATTGTTCACGACGGGCGACATCGAAGCCATCGGCGAAATGATCCGCCCCAACACCACCGCCGGCCTGCTGCTGATTGAGCACCTGTGGGCAGCCAAGTTCTTCAAGGACATTAAGGCCGCCAACGGTCGGATGGTCGATAACCAGTTCATC
Proteins encoded in this window:
- a CDS encoding DUF6325 family protein yields the protein MDLGPMSYLAFEFEGNKFRGDLLPDLMNLVEKKIIRVLDLVTVMKDKNGKVTTRELVEMEPSEIILIDPLKSQIKGLFTTGDIEAIGEMIRPNTTAGLLLIEHLWAAKFFKDIKAANGRMVDNQFIPAILVQEALDEAQSGAV